ATCGATAAGCGTATTCAGCCCGTTTACGGCGCGCGCAATAATATCGCCGCCCCGGCCACCATTGCCGCCATCGGGCCCGCCAAAAGGCACATGCGCCTCACGCCGGAAACTGACTGACCCGGGGCCGCCATGACCGGAACGCGCATAGATTTTTGCTTGATCCAGAAACTTCATCTGTCTAACCCGGGTTTCATCATTCACCTATCACCACAATTTATGACATTATCACCATATCTGTGGACTGTTTTGCGCTTTCATCCTGAAATGTATCAAAAGACAACAGGCTTAAAAAGCAACAGGGGAATAACTGATCCGTCATCCCCCTGCTAAATTTTGTGGCTGCCCATAGGCCAGCCTGTATCTGCTGGCTAGGCTATTCGGCAGCCTCAGCCATCGGCATGATATTCACAAACATCTTGCCACCAGATTTTTCCTTGAAAGCAACTTTACCGTCAGTCAGGGCGAACAAAGTATGGTCTTTACCCATACCAACATTTTCCCCAGCATTCACCTTGGTGCCACGCTGGCGTACGATGATGTTACCAGCCAGAACTGACTCGCCACCAAATTTCTTTACACCCAATCTGCGGCCAGCGGAGTCACGACCGTTTCTGGAACTACCACCTGCTTTTTTATGTGCCATCTTATTAACCCTTATCTGCCATGCGATGAAAACCGCATCTATATATTGGTTGGTTTAAACGTTATTTCTTTTTAGCCGCTGCCTTTTTCGGTGCTGCTTTCTTTGGTGCGGCGGCCGATGCCTTTTTTGCGGCTGCCTTTTTCGGGGCCGCCTTCTTTGGTGCGGCTTCAGCCTTTGGTGCA
This window of the Candidatus Puniceispirillum marinum IMCC1322 genome carries:
- the rpmA gene encoding 50S ribosomal protein L27, translating into MAHKKAGGSSRNGRDSAGRRLGVKKFGGESVLAGNIIVRQRGTKVNAGENVGMGKDHTLFALTDGKVAFKEKSGGKMFVNIMPMAEAAE